A genomic segment from Oncorhynchus keta strain PuntledgeMale-10-30-2019 chromosome 9, Oket_V2, whole genome shotgun sequence encodes:
- the mlana gene encoding melanoma antigen recognized by T-cells 1, whose protein sequence is MPRGDFNVYFASRGGQHVRAEEAAGIALLVVILAALLIVGCWYFKRRSGYKMIRSPRSGSPPGFIGGQFSQRRAAAENKMGLSELRPVLPNAPPAYEKISSGPLPPPYSP, encoded by the exons ATGCCTCGCGGTGACTTCAACGTTTATTTTGCAAGCAGAGGAGGACAGCATGTCAGGGCCGAAGA GGCAGCTGGCATAGCTCTGTTGGTTGTAATTCTCGCAGCCCTTCTCATCGTCGGATGCTGGTATTTCAAGAGGAGAAGCGGGTACAAAATGATCAGG AGCCCAAGATCAGGGTCCCCGCCAGGATTCATTGGTGGACAGTTCAGCCAGCGAAGAGCTGCAGCAGAAAACAAGATGGGCCTCAGTGAGCTCCGACCTGTG CTTCCCAATGCCCCTCCTGCCTATGAGAAGATCTCATCAGGACCCCTACCTCCTCCCTACTCGCCCTAA